One window of the Misgurnus anguillicaudatus chromosome 8, ASM2758022v2, whole genome shotgun sequence genome contains the following:
- the LOC129450782 gene encoding zona pellucida sperm-binding protein 4, whose product MGESWFMRQLVLFVWLCAFCHAVPWWSNSPQIPQASVYQQPGQQSPQMFQFQQKQQQKPQQQQKPPQQPPQQQQKQPQQPPQQQQKQPQQPPQQQQKQPQQPPQQQQKQPQQPPQQQQKQPQQPPQQQQKQPQQPPQQQQKQPQQLPVLKTDPLNMCSVADSDQIQCGQPGISGAECEAINCCFNGQRCYYGMSVTVQCIRDGQFVLVVARDVTLPHLSLDSIHLLGGSDPPCAPVGSTPSFAIYQFPVTACGTSMMEENGYVVYENRMTSSYEVGIGPLGSITRDSHFELLFQCRYSATAVEALVVEVNTVPPPPPVAAPGPFRVELRLANGQCITKGCAEGDEAYTSYYSDAEYPVTKVLREPVYVEVRIMERTDPNIVLMLGHCWATSTPSPLGLPQWDLLVNGCPYQDDRYLTTLVPVVGSSDLPFPTHYKRFIVKMFTFVDPASMAPLQETIFIHCSAAVCHPASGSCEQSCARKRRAVDVVSTSSEGAVVSSGPVTIIMT is encoded by the exons ATGGGAGAGAGTTGGTTTATGAGGCAGTTGGTGCTGTTTGTGTGGTTATGTGCTTTCTGCCATGCTGTTCCATGGTGGAGTAATTCACCCCAGATTCCTCAAGCTTCAGTCTATCAACAACCTGGACAACAGTCTCCTCAGATGTTTCAGTTTCAGCAGAAGCAGCAACAAAAACCACAGCAGCAACAAAAACCACCACAGCAaccaccacagcagcaacaaAAACAACCGCAGCAaccaccacagcagcaacaaAAACAACCGCAGCAaccaccacagcagcaacaaAAACAACCGCAGCAaccaccacagcagcaacaaAAACAACCGCAGCAaccaccacagcagcaacaaAAACAACCGCAGCAaccaccacagcagcaacaaAAACAACCGCAGCAaccaccacagcagcaacaaAAACAACCGCAGCAGCTGCCAGTGCTGAAAACGGATCCTCTTAACATGTGTAGCGTTGCTGATTCTGATCAGATCCAATGTGGACAACCTGGTATCAGTGGTGCTGAGTGTGAAGCTATCAACTGCTGCTTTAATGGACAGCGGTGTTATTATGGGATGTCAG TGACTGTCCAGTGTATCAGAGATGGTCAGTTTGTGTTAGTGGTGGCTAGAGATGTTACACTGCCTCATCTGAGTCTGGATTCAATCCATCTACTGGGTGGAAGTGATCCACCTTGTGCTCCTGTTGGTTCCACACCTTCCTTTGCCATATACCAGTTTCCTGTCACAGCCTGTGGCACAAGCATGATG GAGGAAAACGGCTATGTGGTTTATGAGAACAGAATGACTTCATCCTATGAAGTGGGGATTGGACCTCTTGGCTCCATCACAAGAGACAGCCATTTTGA GCTTCTCTTCCAGTGTAGATATTCTGCCACTGCTGTGGAAGCTCTGGTTGTGGAGGTCAACACTGTTCCTCCTCCTCCACCAGTAGCTGCTCCTGGACCCTTCAGGGTGGAGCTTAGACTGGCAAATGGTCAGTGTATCACCAAAGGCTGTGCAGAAG GGGATGAGGCGTACACTTCCTACTACAGTGATGCTGAATATCCAGTCACTAAGGTCCTGCGAGAGCCTGTGTATGTTGAGGTGCGCATTATGGAGCGGACTGACCCCAATATTGTCCTGATGTTGGGACATTGTTGGGCGACATCAACCCCGAGTCCACTCGGTCTACCCCAGTGGGACCTTCTAGTTAATGG ATGCCCTTACCAGGATGATCGTTACCTGACCACTCTGGTTCCTGTGGTTGGCTCTTCTGATCTTCCATTCCCAACCCACTACAAACGCTTCATTGTAAAGATGTTTACATTTGTGGATCCAGCATCAATGGCCCCTCTGCAGGAAACT ATCTTCATTCACTGCAGTGCTGCAGTCTGCCATCCTGCTTCTGGGTCCTGTGAGCAGAGCTGTGCTAGGAAAC GTAGAGCAGTTGATGTGGTGTCCACCTCTAGTGAGGGAGCTGTGGTTTCTAGTGGACCTGTTACTATCATCATGACTTGA